The Aedes albopictus strain Foshan chromosome 1, AalbF5, whole genome shotgun sequence genomic interval GAGTGTTTTGCTTCTTGATTTTGTTTTGGGGATTCACTCTGGTGAATCACCATGTTCACATTCTACCTGATGCACCCGTATGCTGATTAGCGttcttttcgttttgttttttcgTTCGTCAACAGGTCAAAACCGAAGTGAAACAGGAGACTGCCAGTCCCACTAAAGGTCGCAAGAAGAAACAGGAAGAGGAGGAAGAAGTTTGGAAATGGTACGTATGATATTATAaatttgatggtgtaaatccaaagagcagaattttcatgcgctcagtgcggacaaaccTATGCACAAGTGTGTTATTTACAACACAGGTTTAACAATCTAGTCAAATTGCGCTAAATTTGAGTAAGATTTCATATGCGTGTACCTAGTTTGCGTTTCGTTGATTTAGTTCCAGTGCTCACCACAATGTACAGCATGGCGCTGTAAAACTCCTGAAATTAAACTGACAGCATATTTTTGACGTTTTGAAACGTCATGTGGTTTGCTGGTGCTGCATGCATGCAATCTCTTCGATTTTCGTGTTTTGCTTtcagccgtatcgaatgatattcaagaaattccagcCAAAATTGAGCATTATTATGTTACGTAACCGGTGAAAGTGAACTTATTTTAATGTGGACTGCCGTTCACATCACATGGAACAGCGTGTGCTGCCGAAAACCGGCCGCACTAGGCTGGTTTCGAATCGCTGTGATCGGGCGAAATAGTTCACGCTCTGCAGTGGCTGCTTCTTCCTCGGTTGGGGTGTTGCGCACTCTGAAAAGGTTAATACGATCCGGCGTGTTGGAATAGAGTGGCCCGAGCTAGTATGAAGACATCACTAGTCCTGAATTGTTGTATACGGATGGCAAATATGCTGTTGTAGAGTTTCCATTACACCTGAATTGCACCCAATTCTTAAATCAGAGCACTCCTAAGGACCTCATATGGCGCTTATATGGCATCGAAATGCTCAACGTATTGACTTCGGTTCCATATCTCAATGAGACTGAAGCATTACATTTTCTTTAACTTCATttggtcaatttttttttcatgaaaaacttaGATCATTTGTGCAAAAGGATGCCGAGTTCTGATAGAGTTCAAAACTTTAAgcggtagggtagaagcttcagttttggccagtccggagttttggccatagtgcgatattgagcctgttgcgatctaaatcggcgtaaatttattttttactagtgaaTCTTAATAttatatgatgattacagctgtgaaaaccacacattttgattaaaaactggaagaaaaaaatatatttccttaaaaaatctgctcccatatatctattttggccagggtgcttctaatttggccactcccataagaaatacacgtgattggccaaaatagaaaccaaacttaagaatatggccaaaactgcggcagagcttctattttggccagtgccacttttaatacaaaaatcaagtattggcatgatttctgaatttttccttcaaaatatatattgaaacctttcttttgacgcattggttgttttcatagaattattggttatttttataaaaatgatttcccttagactagccaaaaccggtgcccgtacCCTATTTCTTTATATGTACTGTTTTAAGCTTCTGGTTTCGGAATCTTATGCATTCTAGGACAGCTGAATGATTAAATCACTTACCGACTGCTTCAATTTCCCTATTCCAGGTGGGAGGAGGAAAAGCGCGAAGATGGCGTCAAGTGGAACACCCTGGAACACAAGGGTCCGGTTTTCGCACCACCGTACGATCCGCTGCCGGAAAAAGTCAAGTTCGAGTACGACGGCAAGGTGATCAAGCTATCACAGGATGCGGAGGAGATTGCCGGTTTCTACGCCCGAATGTTGGAGCACGAATACACATCGAAGGACTCCTTCAACGAAAACTTCTTCAAAGATTGGCGCAAATCGATGACCTCGTCGGAACGCGAGAAGATCAAGGATCTCAAAAAGTGTAACTTCCGCTACATGCACAAACACTTTGCCGAAATTTCCGAAGCCAATCGGAACCGCACCAAGGAACAGAAGTTGGCCCTCAAGGAGGAGAACGAAGCCCTGATGAAGGAATACGGAACATGTATCATCGACGGGCACAAGGAGAAGATCGGAAACTTCCGTATTGAACCTCCGGGTTTGTTCCGTGGTCGTGGTGAGCATCCGAAAATGGGCATGGTCAAGCGACGCGTCTTGCCCGAGGATGTGATCATCAATTGCGGTAAGGATAGCACTTGGCCTAAAGCTCCAGAAGGACACCGCTGGAAGGAAGTTCGTCACGATAACTCCGTATCGTGGTTAGCTTCCTGGACCGAAAACGTCCAAGGTCAGGTGAAGTACGTCATGTTGAATCCCAGCTCGAAGCTGAAGGGCGAAAAGGATTGGCAGAAGTACGAAACGGCCCGGCGGCTGTTGAAGCACATCGACAAAATTCGGGACACCTACCGCGACGAGTGGAAGAGCAAAGAGATGCGGATACGGCAACGTGCCGTGGCCCTCTACTTCATCGATAAGCTCGCGCTGAGAGCGGGTAACGAAAAGGACGAAGACCAAGCCGATACCGTCGGTTGCTGTTCGCTCCGCGTCGAGCACATTGATCTGCACAAGGAACTCAACGGCAAGGAGAACGTAGTTGTGTTCGACTTCCTCGGTAAGGATTCCATCCGGTACTACAACGAGGTAGAGGTCGAAAAGCGTGTGTTCAAAAACCTGGAGCTGTTCAAGGAGAACAAGAAACCCGGTGACGATCTGTTCGATCGGTTAAACACCTCCGTACTGAACGAGCACTTGCGTGAACTTATGGAAGGTGAGTCGTCTACATTAGCAAGTAATATCACACTTATCTAATTCAATTATTCACCCCCCATTGTCAGGCCTCACCGCCAAGGTGTTCCGTACGTTCAACGCATCGTTCACGCTGCAGAACCAGCTGCGCGAGCTTACCGATCCGGACATGACCGTCCCGGAGAAGCTGCTGGCGTACAACCGAGCCAATCGGGCCGTGGCCATCCTGTGTAACCATCAACGGGCCGTTCCGAAGACGCACGAAAAGAGCATGTCCAACCTGAAGGAGAAGATCCGGGCGAAACAGGATGCGGTGGAAACGTGCGAGCGGGAGCTGAAGGTGAGTTATTTCTCAATATTGAACAACGTATGAAACAGGAAAccttttccaaccgcgggctcggatccaacccagtagaccgacgtcaCGACAACAACCGTATTTCACCGTTTGCTCTAAATCAACACAAACCAAACCGGACATTCGGAAAAACCCGCATGagcgaaacgatgtagatacttcCCCGATTATTAAccaaactatctaccctcggggtcaacctatgggtccaccttcctttgatgGAACTATCCCCCACGCGCTGTCATTCGACCATGGAGGCCAATCTAACAATCCTACGGAAGCCTTttatgccgcgcatttcgaagcactccttgTCAGCCCTAGTCCCCAGCTGTTATACAAAAGGAGGgctcaaggactaggatcatgacgcgaaaaATTCACTCCTACATCTCTGAAGACTGCTCTATAGGAGCCCTCttacctcttgtcttggccatcacgatcctgtaggcatcacttcGCAGATTCGCATTGGCACACTGACAGAGACCggcaaagcaggcctttttgcttgcaatTATCTCAGTCTACAGTGCGACTTTAGCAGCggcaaacaccacccgccgtttgtTTCGTTCTTCCTCAGTTCGTTCTcgttgcatccgccgcctagcttttatcgccgcatcgcctacacagctcGCTCTTGTCACGGCCATTGCagtccatgacttgtgtcctagtTCCAtatacctgaagcaaacctccggagGCTCGggcaaggtcagttggcatactgaccagcccaccttcatttttcatttattttgttcaacatcaaattcatgataacactgaatcaataatttgccgccataatactcgatttgcagctgcagctctccaacgtcggtccgcccaacgctcgccagatcacgctctacctggtccgcccatcgtgctctctgcgctccacgccttcttgtaccaaccagatggtaagcaaacaccaactttgcggggttgttgtccggcattattgcaacatgccctacccaccgtatccgtccagctttagccacgtTCAGGATGCTCAGGGTTCACCGTtgagtgcagcgagcttgtgattcattcttctccgccaaacACCGTtcgcacgccgccaaagatcgttcttagcacgcttcgctcgaaaactccgagtacatttggtacgggggtgaatcgtttttgatcgcagtttcttctggagcccgtagtaggcacgacttccactgatgatgcgccttcgtattttacggctcacgttattgtcagccgttagcaaggaaccgaggtagacgaattcttctaccacctcgaaaatatccccgtctatcataaagtgccccacacaatgcatacgtttgcgtgtgcgtgacagtagtttgacacatttcctatgggaaaactgtcaaaaaaacgcaaacctcgacggaacggacgctatgtgttccaggcttaacatcgctgccaaggtttgtcctgtctcgctcagccctacctaccagcatgtactttctcttagccgcattcaccaccagtacgacctttgctgcttcacgtttcagggtGGTTGTacgcagttctgccaccgttccaaatgttctagcaataatatccatatcatccgcaaaacagacaaattggccagattttgtgaagatcgtaggtgagtccatcaccttgtcgcagtccccggcgagattcgaatgaacgggatagttcatccgaaactcTTATGTAGTTTtgtacaccatccatcgttgcttcaatcagtcgaGTCAGCTTCCCCGATTCTTCATAGCTTCCACGATTCTTCATAGCAGGTGATGCTTTAGGACGttgggtattcacggcatttctggaggatttgccgtacagtgtagatctgatccgttgtcgaccgaccgtcgatgaagccagcttgataacttcccacgaactcattcgttttaggtgactgacggcggaagatgatctgggatagcactttgtaggcagcattcaaaatagtgatcgctctgaagttctcacagaaGTGCAGACAGAtgcccaacttttctgggcccatcttgatgggtTCAGCTGCAATACCTACCATCCTTACCAtcaactgctttgttggttttgagctgatggatGGCAATCTtaaccctcagcgtgggagttggttcatttccgtccttcgtTGCAtttggcatcgtcgtttcctccgttgacgtgggctcccgtgcctacgttctccacgccgttcaggtgctgatcgaagcgctgcttccacctttcgatcacctcacgtccgtccgtcaagagacctccgttcttatccctgcacatttcggcttagggtacgaagccgttgcggaatgcgttgagcttctggtagaacttccgtgtttcttgggaacggcacagcagttccatttcttcgcatttcgcttcttccaggcctctttctcccgaaagaggcggatctgctgtttccgcttctgtttgtaacgttccacgctctgtcgggtcccttgctgcagcattaccgcccgagctgcgtttttctcctccaaaaccgttctgcagtgcactcttcgtcgaaccattcgttccgtcgattccgttccgcgtacccaatggtgctctcggctgcgtcgttgatggctgctttcactgtactccagcagtc includes:
- the LOC109419814 gene encoding DNA topoisomerase 1 isoform X2; protein product: MWTAVHITWNSVCCRKPAALGWFRIAVIGRNSSRSAVAASSSVGVLRTLKRWEEEKREDGVKWNTLEHKGPVFAPPYDPLPEKVKFEYDGKVIKLSQDAEEIAGFYARMLEHEYTSKDSFNENFFKDWRKSMTSSEREKIKDLKKCNFRYMHKHFAEISEANRNRTKEQKLALKEENEALMKEYGTCIIDGHKEKIGNFRIEPPGLFRGRGEHPKMGMVKRRVLPEDVIINCGKDSTWPKAPEGHRWKEVRHDNSVSWLASWTENVQGQVKYVMLNPSSKLKGEKDWQKYETARRLLKHIDKIRDTYRDEWKSKEMRIRQRAVALYFIDKLALRAGNEKDEDQADTVGCCSLRVEHIDLHKELNGKENVVVFDFLGKDSIRYYNEVEVEKRVFKNLELFKENKKPGDDLFDRLNTSVLNEHLRELMEGLTAKVFRTFNASFTLQNQLRELTDPDMTVPEKLLAYNRANRAVAILCNHQRAVPKTHEKSMSNLKEKIRAKQDAVETCERELKDLKKSNVRDKVAKDKKQKQLERLREQLKKLELQETDKDENKTIALGTSKLNYLDPRISVAWCKKFDVPIEKIFNKTQRDKFRWAIDMADENYVF